A region of Cheilinus undulatus linkage group 10, ASM1832078v1, whole genome shotgun sequence DNA encodes the following proteins:
- the LOC121515866 gene encoding CD209 antigen-like, protein MDLMEIDDSIHRRKNLLLVTKVDLQGRKPLSRCASVCLGLMCTLLFAANIGQFLYYYMFINPMSEDLIQTAHSSGEQFQAALRNVTKDKEQLQQSYNTVKQEKDQLQTNYNDLETVRDDLSKEKDQLQQSYNTLNQEKDQLQTNYNSVHSNLNNLQREKNDLQTQFNTMRTNRDELQRSNAALKSEKDQLQRSKDSLQSQFNTLQREKDQLRSDYTSLTTVKDQLEKKVEKVRGDLTKEKDQLQQSYNAVKQEKDQLQTNFNSVQNNLNNLQREKNDLQTQFNTMRTNRDELQRSNAALKSGKDQLQSQYNTLQREKDQLQTNFNSIQNNLNNLQREKNDLQTQFNTMRTNRDELQRSNAALKSEKDQLQRSKDSLQSQFNTLQREKDQLRTNYNSLTQVRDQLQQRVNALDKPCPAGWNKFGTCTCIYVSSLSRSWSSSRDFCISQGGHLAILNNNDKMTFVNGLLKSGVEAWIGLTDSVTEGTWKWVDGSTATTVFWGSGQPNSWGGDQDCVEFTQHLSGGHWNDEGCSTEQICICEKFL, encoded by the exons TTGATCTTCAAGGAAGAAAGCCCCTCTCCAGATGTGCCTCTGTGTGTCTCGGATTAATGTGCACTCTCCTTTTTGCTGCAAACATAGGACAGTTCCTCTACT atTACATGTTCATCAATCCCATGTCAGAAGACCTGATTCAGACTGCTCACAGCTCTGGAGAACAGTTCCAGGCCGCATTGCGTAACGTGACAAAAGACAAAGAGCAACTGCAGCAAAGCTACAACACcgtaaaacaagagaaagatcagctacagacaaactacaatGATTTAGAAACAGTGAGAGATGACCTGAGTAAAGAGAAAGACCAACTACAGCAAAGCTACAACACCCTTAATCAAGAGAAAGATCAGCTACAAACAAACTATAACAGCGTTCATAGCAATCTGAACAACCTTCAGAGAGAAAAGAATGACTTACAGACTCAGTTTAACACCATGAGAACAAACAGAGACGAGTTACAGAGGAGTAATGCTGCACTTAAGAGTGAAAAGGACCAGTTGCAAAGAAGCAAAGACAGCTTGCAAAGCCAATTTAATACTCTGCAGAGGGAGAAAGATCAGCTCAGGAGTGATTACACTAGTTTAACGACAGTGAAAGATCAGCTAGAGAAGAAGGTTGAAAAAGTAAGAGGTGACCTGACTAAAGAGAAAGACCAACTGCAGCAAAGCTACAACGCcgtaaaacaagagaaagatcAGCTACAAACAAACTTTAACAGCGTTCAGAACAATCTCAACAACCTTCAGAGAGAAAAGAATGACTTACAGACTCAGTTTAACACCATGAGAACAAACAGAGACGAGTTACAGAGGAGTAATGCTGCACTGAAGAGTGGAAAGGACCAGTTGCAAAGCCAGTACAATACTCTGCAGAGGGAGAAAGATCAGCTACAAACAAACTTTAACAGCATTCAGAACAATCTCAAcaacctgcagagagaaaagaatgACTTACAGACTCAGTTTAACACCATGAGAACAAACAGAGACGAGTTACAGAGGAGTAATGCTGCACTTAAGAGTGAAAAGGACCAGTTGCAAAGAAGCAAAGACAGCTTGCAAAGCCAATTTAATACTCTGCAGAGGGAGAAAGATCAGCTGAGGACCAACTACAACAGTTTGACTCAAGTTAGAGATCAGTTACAGCAGAGAGTCAATGCACTAG ACAAGCCCTGTCCGGCAGGCTGGAACAAGTTTGGTACCTGCACCTGTATCTATGTTTCATCTCTATCAAGAAGCTGGTCCTCAAGCAGAGACTTCTGTATATCACAAGGAGGTCACCTGGCAATCTTAAACAACAACGACAAAATG ACATTTGTCAACGGGTTGCTGAAATCAGGAGTGGAAGCCTGGATTGGTCTGACTGACAGCGTTACAGAGGGGACCTGGAAGTGGGTGGATGGGTCCACTGCCACAACTGT ATTCTGGGGATCCGGACAGCCAAACAGCTGGGGAGGAGACCAGGACTGTGTAGAATTTACACAGCATTTAAGTGGTGGACATTGGAATGATGAAGGTTGTTCTACTGAGCAAATCTGCATCTGTGAAAAATTCCTGTAA